The following DNA comes from Corynebacterium atrinae.
GGGCTTGCGCAGCAGCGTGATCACTTCGAGGGACTTGGGCTGCCGGGCGCGGAGGTTACGCATGAGCCACGACAGGGTGAGCCCGGAATCAATAATGTCCTCGACGATGAGGACGTTGCGGCCCTGAATCTCGCGGTCGAGGTCTTTGAGGATGCGCACCACACCGGAAGAGGTGGTGGAGTTGCCGTAGGAAGACACGGCCATGAATTCGACCTGCGCGGGGATGTCGAGCGCGCGGGCGAAGTCGGTGAGGAAAAAGACTGCGCCCTTGAGCACGCACACCAAGATGAGGTCTTCCTCGGTGTCCCGATAGGTCTCCGATACCTTCGCGGCGAGTTCGGCGATCCGATTGGAGAGGTCGTCTTCGCTGATCAACACCGCCTCGACGTCGTCGCCGTAGCGGTTAGCGGGGACGTGGAAGTCCTTCTTGTCGTGCATGCTCATGGCACCTTTCCTAGGCCTGCTCGGATAGTGACAGTCTGCCATTAGACCGCCGCACTTCCAACCTTCTTCCGTTGCGCTGGCCCACGGCGACCCCGCCCTGGCCATGCCAGTCAATGCACAGCGCCTCCACCATGCTTATCGACGCCCCCGTCACTCCCACTCCGCGCTCCCGCAGCCACGCCGCCAAGCGGCGGCGTCGCAGCGGTCCCGGTTGAGCGGCAAGTTCAGCGCAGTCGTCGGTCGGCGCCCCCGCCAGTTCGCTGAGCAGCTCATTATCTGCGGCGCTGCGTTCCGCCGCTTGTGCCAGGGCCTCGGAGGCGTCTCCCCCGATGAGGCGATGGAGGGCGGGCAGGATTTCCTGGCGCAGCGCCACCCGCCTAAAAGCTGGGTCCGCATTGTGGGGGTCGTGCCAGGGCTCCAACCCCAGTTCCGCGCACGCGCCCACGGTGTCGGCGCGCCGAATGCTGAGGAAGGGGCGCACGATGCGGCCTGAGTGCGGGCTCATCCCGGTCGGGTTCCCGCGCAGCGCCCCCAAGAGAAAGGTCTCGGCCTGGTCATCGAGGGTGTGCGCGACCCACACGTCATTGCCCGGTTCGCTCAACGCCTGGTAGCGCACGTGGCGGGCCTGGGCTTCAAGGTTCCCCGCCGGCACCGTCACTGTGCGCAGCTGCGCACGCGCCCCCAGCTTCTCAGCCTGCGCGACGGCCCGGCGCGCCACGTCCCCCGACCCCGGCTGCAGCTGGTGATCCACCACCACCGCCAAGACTTCCTGCCCCTCGGCGACCGCGGCGGCGACCAAGGCGAGGGAATCCGCCCCTCCCGACAGGCCCACCGTGACGGGACCGGCGGTGAGGTGGGGACGGACAGCGCGTCGACAAGCAAGAAAGTGGGGGCTGTGCCGCGGATAGTCCACGTTAAGAATCCCGAATAGTCGAGGCCACCGTGTCCAGCGCCCGGCGCGCGGCGAGGATTTCCGAGCCGTTGGACAACAAAGCGAAGGAGTAGACGCGACCCGAATCCGCCGTGACGATCCCCGCGAGCGCCGACGTATTAGTCAACGTGCCCGTCTTCGCGCGCACCCACCCGCGGCCCGACTGGTCGAGGTAGCGATCCGACAGGGTACCCTCCCCACCTGCCACCGGCAGGGTGGCCAGCAGGGGCCGCAGCTCGGGGTTCGTCGCGGCGTCGACAAGCACCTCATCGAGGACGCGCGGCGGAATGAGGTTGAGCGTGGACAACCCGGAATTATCCGCCAAGGACACCCCAGTGAGGTCGATGTTTCGCGCGCTCAGCACGTCCAGCGTCGCCTGCGTCGCCCCCTGCGCCGTGCCTGCCTGCCCCCGGTGCAGGGCCACCTCGTGGCCCACCGCCTCCGCCATGACGTTGTCCGAATGCAGCATCATCTCCGTCAGCCGCTCGATCAGCGGCGGCGAACTTGTCCGGGCGACAACCGTCCCGTCCTCCGGAACCGGGCCCAACCCGACGGTGCTCGCCCCGATTCGATCCGCCACAGCCTTCGCCACATCCAACGCCGGGGTATGCGAACGCGGGACATCACCCTCCGTCTGCCCAATCCGGGCACCGTTGAGCATCGCGGGTTCCAACGGGGCGATATACCCGGCATCGATGTCCGCCGGATCCCACCCCGGCATGAGCGCTTCACCCGACCAGGCGGAGGTATCCACGAACACCTGCTCCGCCTCCCCGATCTGCTTCGCCAGCTCATCCATCTGCTTGGCCGTCAGCCAGACATCCCCGACGGCCCGAATGGTCACGGACTTTTTGTCAGCACTCTGGATGACCTCCGTGGTGATGACATCATCCGGACCCAACTCGAGGACCGCCGCCGCCGCGGTAAGAATCTTCGTGGCACTCGCCGGCTGCAGCGCCGTATCAGCGTCTTGCTGCCACACCACCTCCCCGGTCACCGTGTCGGTGACCCGCCCGTGCAGGGTGCCCAGGTCGGCGCCCACCTCGGATGCCAACAGGTCGTCGATACGCGCGGCCAACGCCGCATTATCCACCTCCCCCTCTGCTCGCGCGGGGCTCAGGATCTGCGACGGCGCCGGGGCCGCCAAGGCAGGAGCATGCGTGAGGTCACCGTAATAGCGCTGCGTCACCACACCGACGCCCGCAACACCCGCCACCGCGACCGCCACCACGCCAGCGGTCACGGACCACCACACCTTTTTTCCGCTCATTCCCAACAGACTAATGCCTCCCACTGACACGGCCACCGACCCGGCTACTACGGGCGGTAGAATGTGGGGCAACATCTGCCACCCAGCTATTCAAGGAGCCATCACATGGGCGTTGAAGTGACCATCGAGATCCCCAAGGGTTCACGCAACAAGTACGAAGTCGACCACGAGACCGGCCGCGTCTTCCTCGACCGCTACCTGTTCACCCCCATGGCCTACCCGGCCGACTACGGCTTCATCGAGCACACCCTCGGTGAAGACGGAGATCCCTTGGATGCCCTCGTCATCCTGCCCGAGCCCGTATTCCCCGGCGTCGTGGTCAAGGCCCGCATCGTCGGCGTGTTCAAAATGACCGACGAGGCCGGTGGCGACGACAAGCTTCTCTGCGTCATCGACGACCCGCGCTTCGACCACTTCCAAGAGCTCGAGGATGTCTCCTCCTTCACCCTTGATGAGATCGAGCACTTCTTCGTCCACTACAAGGACCTTGAGCCGAACAAGGAAGTCACCGGCTCCGGCTGGGGCTCCCGCGAGGAAGCCGAGAAGATCCTCGCCGAGGCCGTTGCTCGCTACAAGTAAGACTGCTTAACGGCGCCGTTTCAGGCTGAAGGCTCGCTGGAGTCTTCGGCACTGGGGCGGCGCTTTCTGCTGCCAACGGTCCCCACCGCCACAGACGCAATCAGCCCGACGACGAACAGCCACACTCCCAGGGCGAACACGAGGATGGCTGGGATGTGCCCGGGGCTAATGATGAGCCACGCCACCCCGACCACTGTTCCCACCCCACCCAGCCAGGTCATCGGCCGGGGCACTCGGTTGGCCGGGATGCGCAGGACCCAAGCGAGCACAAGTACGACGATCAGGGGGACCATGAGCAGGGCTAACGTCATGGGGATCATGCCGAAGCCGAGCCGGAAGTAGAGGAAAGCTCCGCCCACTGTCCCCAGCACCGCCGCCGCGAGGGTAAGCCGCCACGCGATGATGCCGCTCAAACGCCGCAGCTGCTGATCATCCAGGGGTTGCTCCATGCCACTAAGGCTATGCCACACCCGGTCCACCAGTGAAGAGTGCGATATGAGTTCACCGATTAATCGAGTGGCTTTCGTCGGCTATTCGATTAATGGGTGAACTCATATCGCAGTTACTTCCCGCTGATTCGGGTGGCCGCTAAACTCGTCCCCACATTCCCCACAGAGAGGTCCAGCATGAAGAACGTCTCGGTCCACGAGGTCCCCGCCGGAGTCCAGCTTGTCGACGTCCGCGAAGCAGACGAGTTCAGCGTCGATCACGCAGCAGGTGCCACGCACATCCCCCTGTCCGAGTTCACTGCCCGGGTATCCGAGATTGATATCGACCGTGACATCTACGTCATCTGCAAGTCCGGTGGCCGTTCGTTGCAGGCGAGTGAGTACTTGGAATTGGCCAAGGGCCTCGCACCGATCAATGTGCTGGGCGGGACGGATGCGTGGCGCGAGGCTGGCTTGCCCATGGAGTAACCCCTGGTTATTTAGTGGGCAAGCACCCACGGTTTAGCTTTTCCATCATTTGCGCTTACTATCAGAAGTATGGCGCAGAAGGTTGATTCCACCCAGGGCTCGGATTTGGTTCCCGTTTCTCTACTCGAGTCCCCCAGTTTCCAGTTGGAGCGACTCCGTCGTCGCACCCGCGATGAGGTGGAGGCGGCCTTAAACACGCAGTCGACGTCGCTGCGCGAGTACTGGGTGCTGGCCTGCTTGGTCGACCGGGCGGCGGCATCCCAGTCCGCACTGTCGGAGACCCTAGCCATTGACGCTTCCGACATGGTTCGCCTCATTGATTCGCTCGAGTCCCGTGGGTGGGCCAAGCGCGAACGCGACCCGAAGGATCGCCGCCGCCAGATCGTCTCGTCGACCAAGAAGGGCACGAAGGCGCAAACGCAGCTCGCGATACTAGTCACGCAAGCGGAGAACACTGCGCTCGATGAGTCCTCGAAGAAGCAGCTCAAACACCTGCGCAACCTCACTGTTGCGGTGTTGAGCACGGAGCTCGATGATACTGCTAGCGCCGCGGAACCCAAGGGGGCGTAGCGCACCGTGAGCATCCATAATGTGCCGCGCCAGTATCTGCGCGCGGGGGAAGCACCTGCCAAACGGACGCTGTATGAAATCCTCGCTGCGACGGCCGCTGCCCACCCGGAAGCCGCCGCATTGGATGACGGCGAGATCCTCACGTACTCCGAGCTCATGGAGTCCGTCGACGCCTGGGCCACTGAGTTGCATCGCAATGGCATCCGGCGCGGTGATCGGATCGGTATCCGCATGCGGTCCGGCAACCGGGATCTCTACCTGGCGATCCTCTCCACCATCGCCGCCGGTGCCGCCTACGTACCAGTTGATGCCGACGATCCCGACGAGCGCGCCGAGATGGTCTTCGGCGAGGCGGGCATCAATGGAGTGTTCACGGATGAGGGTTTTCGCATGCTCAAGCCGCGCGCGGGTGGCGATAAGCGTCGCCCGATGCTCGATGACATCGCCTGGATCATTTTCACCTCCGGTTCCACGGGTAAGCCCAAGGGTGTGGCCGTCACCCATCGTTCGGCGGCCGCGTTTGTCGACGCCGAAGCGCAGATGTTCCTCGTCGATTCTCCTGGAGGGCCCCTGGGCCCGGAGGATCGCGTTCTCGCGGGCCTGTCAGTGGCTTTCGACGCGAGCTGTGAGGAAATGTGGCTGGCCTGGGGGCACGGCGCCTGCCTGGTGCCCGCCCCCCGTTCGCTCGTGCGCTCAGGAATGGACCTCGGGCCGTGGCTTATCCGCCGCGACATCACGGTAGTTTCCACCGTTCCTACCCTCGCTGGTTTGTGGCCCGCCGAGGCGCTAGACAACATCCGCCTGCTTATCGTCGGCGGTGAGGCTTGCTCTCAGGAGCTGGTTGATCGCCTGGCCACCCCGGACCGCGAGTTGTGGAATACCTATGGCCCCACCGAAGCGACCGTCGTTGCCTGCGGCACCCAGCTGCATCCCGGTCAGCCGGTGTCCATTGGTCTGCCGCTGGCGGGGTGGAACCTCATCGTGGTTGATGCGAATGAGCAACCGGTCCGGGTCGGTGAGGTCGGCGAGCTCGTTATCGGAGGCGTCGGTTTGGCCCGCTACCTCGATCCGGAGAAGGACCGGGAAAAGTACGCCCCCATGCCGTCTGTCGGCTGGGCCCGCGCCTATCGCTCGGGGGATCAGGTCCGCTTAGAAGAGGATGGCCTCTACTTCGTCGGGCGGGTTGATGATCAGGTGAAGATCGGCGGCCGCCGCATTGAGCTCGGGGAGTTGGAGGCGAATGTCTCGGCGCTCCCCAACGTCTACAACTCGGCCGTCGCCGTCCAGACCACCGGAGCTGATCAAAAAGTCCTCGTCGCCTACGTGTCCTTGGAGCAAGCAGACCTCGGCTTCGATCACGATGCCGCCCACGAGCGCCTTGCCGAGTCCATGCCCGCCGCCCTCGTCCCACGGATCTGCGTGCTGGAGGAGCTTCCCATCCGCACCTCCGGCAAAGTTGACAAGGCCGCGCTCCCCTGGCCGCTGCCCGGCGTCGGCGTGGAGGCAAGCAACCTCAGCCCCACGGAGGAGTGGCTCGCGGAGCTGTGGGTCGATGTCCTGGGTACCTCCGTCTCGGACGCCGATGCCGATTTCTTCTCCCTCGGCGGCACCTCGCTCGCCGCGGCCACTCTCGTCGGCCGCATCCGCGAGCGGGTGCCCACCGTCGCGGTCCGCGATCTCTACGACCATCCGCGCCTCGGCGCGCTGGCGCTGACCGTGGAAGGTATCGCTGACTCCTCCGGAGTCTCGCTTTCCGACGCCTCCCCTGCCGAGCCACGCACCGTCGTCCCGGTGGGCGTCGATACGCGTGCCATACAGGTCGCCGTGCAGGTGGTAACGATGACACTCCAGGCTACGACCTGGCTGGCCTGGTTACTGTTGGGCTCCAACCTCGCCGCGCTCGCGGGCGTGGAGTGGGCGCGGCACACGCCGTGGTGGCTGGTCATCGCCCTGCTCGTCGTCTTCGCGACCCCCCTCGGGCGCCTACCCATCGGAGGTTTCGGCGCCCGCCTACTCACCTCCGGCATCGAGCCCGGAGAATACGCCCGCGGCGGGTCCACTCATCTGCGTATCTGGGCTGCCGAACGCTGGGCAGACGCCTCCGGCTCCCGCTCCATCGCTGGCGCCACCTGGGTGAATTACTATGCCCGCGCCCTCGGCGTGACGATGGGTCGTGGCGTCGATTTGCACTCCCTCCCGCCTGTGACCGGCCTGCTCACACTCGGTGACCACGTCTCGATTGAACCGGAAGTCGACCTCAGCGGCTACTGGGTGGACGGCGATGTCTTGCGCGTCGGCGCCATCGAGGTGCATTCGGAGGCCCGCATCGGCACCCGGTCGACACTGCTGCCGGGGACGGTCATCGGCGAAGACGCCCACGTCGAGGCCGGCTCCACCGTCACCGGCACGAAGACCATCAAGAAGGGTTCGCGCTGGTCCGGCTCCCCGGCGGTCAAGGTAGGCCGCTCGAAGCACCGCTTCCCCGACGAACACCCGCCCCGGCGATCCCGCTGGGTGCCCATTTACGGGTTGACCTCGATCCTGCTCAGCCTCATGCCCATGGTGGCCATCGCCCTTGGCGCCGCCCTGGTGCTGGTTCTCGTGGAGGTGACCGCCGGCAATCCCCTGATCGGCGCGGTGTTGTTCGCCCCGCTCGGCGCCCTAGTCGTGTTTGCTTTCTACCTGGCCACCACCTGGCTGGGGGTCCGCGTGCTCTCCCTCGGGCTGACCCCCGGGGTGACCCCGGTTCGCTCCCTCCAGGGATGGCGCCTGTGGAGCATCGAACGCCTCATGGATGATGCCCGCACCTACCTGTTCCCCCTCTACGCCAGCCAGCTCACCCCGCTCTGGTTGCGGTCGTTGGGCGCGACGATCGGTAAGGATGTCGAAATCTCCACTGCGGTGATGATCCCCTCGCTTACCGAAGTCCGCGACGGCGCCTTCCTCGCCGACGACACCATGATCGGCGGCTACGAACTCGGCGGCGGCTGGATGCTCACCGGCGAGACCCGCGTGGGCAAGCGCAGCTTCGTCGGCAACTCTGGCATTGCGGGTCCGGGCCGTAAGTTGGCCAAAAACTCCCTGGTGGCAGTGTTGTCCTCCACGCCCCGCAAAGCCAAAGCCAATTCCAACTGGTGGGGTTCCCCGCCGGAGCGCATGCGGCGGGTGACTGTCGCCGCCGACGGTGGGGATGCCCTCACCTACCGCCCAGGGACAAAGGTCAAAGTCCTCCGCGGGGTCGTCGAAACTATGCGCCTCCTGGCGCCGATGACCTCGGCGATGCTGCTCGCCGGAGTGATGGGCACGTTCCTCGTGCTGCTCGACCGCGCCGGGCTGTGGGCAACGTGGCTGCTAGGCGGCCTCGTCCTCATGTCCGCGGGTTTCCTCGCCATGGGCATCACCGTGGCGGTCAAGTGGGGCTGCGTCGGCCGTCACCGCCCCGGCGATCATCCCCTGTGGTCCGAATTCGTCTGGCTCAATGAGTTACAGGACACCTTCGTTGAAACCGTCGCCGGCCCCTGGTTCCTCATTCCCAACCTCGGCACCGGTGAGCTCAATATGGCGCTGCGTGCTCTGGGCGTGAAGGTCGGGCGCGGGGCCTGGATCGAGTCCTACTGGTTCCCCGAGACTGACCTTTGCCACGTTGGCAGTGGTGCGACCGTCGGCCCGGGCACCGTCGTGCAAACGCACCTGTTCCAGGACCGAGTCATGAGCCTTGACGT
Coding sequences within:
- a CDS encoding Pls/PosA family non-ribosomal peptide synthetase; the protein is MSIHNVPRQYLRAGEAPAKRTLYEILAATAAAHPEAAALDDGEILTYSELMESVDAWATELHRNGIRRGDRIGIRMRSGNRDLYLAILSTIAAGAAYVPVDADDPDERAEMVFGEAGINGVFTDEGFRMLKPRAGGDKRRPMLDDIAWIIFTSGSTGKPKGVAVTHRSAAAFVDAEAQMFLVDSPGGPLGPEDRVLAGLSVAFDASCEEMWLAWGHGACLVPAPRSLVRSGMDLGPWLIRRDITVVSTVPTLAGLWPAEALDNIRLLIVGGEACSQELVDRLATPDRELWNTYGPTEATVVACGTQLHPGQPVSIGLPLAGWNLIVVDANEQPVRVGEVGELVIGGVGLARYLDPEKDREKYAPMPSVGWARAYRSGDQVRLEEDGLYFVGRVDDQVKIGGRRIELGELEANVSALPNVYNSAVAVQTTGADQKVLVAYVSLEQADLGFDHDAAHERLAESMPAALVPRICVLEELPIRTSGKVDKAALPWPLPGVGVEASNLSPTEEWLAELWVDVLGTSVSDADADFFSLGGTSLAAATLVGRIRERVPTVAVRDLYDHPRLGALALTVEGIADSSGVSLSDASPAEPRTVVPVGVDTRAIQVAVQVVTMTLQATTWLAWLLLGSNLAALAGVEWARHTPWWLVIALLVVFATPLGRLPIGGFGARLLTSGIEPGEYARGGSTHLRIWAAERWADASGSRSIAGATWVNYYARALGVTMGRGVDLHSLPPVTGLLTLGDHVSIEPEVDLSGYWVDGDVLRVGAIEVHSEARIGTRSTLLPGTVIGEDAHVEAGSTVTGTKTIKKGSRWSGSPAVKVGRSKHRFPDEHPPRRSRWVPIYGLTSILLSLMPMVAIALGAALVLVLVEVTAGNPLIGAVLFAPLGALVVFAFYLATTWLGVRVLSLGLTPGVTPVRSLQGWRLWSIERLMDDARTYLFPLYASQLTPLWLRSLGATIGKDVEISTAVMIPSLTEVRDGAFLADDTMIGGYELGGGWMLTGETRVGKRSFVGNSGIAGPGRKLAKNSLVAVLSSTPRKAKANSNWWGSPPERMRRVTVAADGGDALTYRPGTKVKVLRGVVETMRLLAPMTSAMLLAGVMGTFLVLLDRAGLWATWLLGGLVLMSAGFLAMGITVAVKWGCVGRHRPGDHPLWSEFVWLNELQDTFVETVAGPWFLIPNLGTGELNMALRALGVKVGRGAWIESYWFPETDLCHVGSGATVGPGTVVQTHLFQDRVMSLDVVSLGAGATLASHSVALPAAMLGDAATVGPGSLVMRGDRVPANSLWQGNPIEPWKQT
- the tilS gene encoding tRNA lysidine(34) synthetase TilS, which gives rise to MDYPRHSPHFLACRRAVRPHLTAGPVTVGLSGGADSLALVAAAVAEGQEVLAVVVDHQLQPGSGDVARRAVAQAEKLGARAQLRTVTVPAGNLEAQARHVRYQALSEPGNDVWVAHTLDDQAETFLLGALRGNPTGMSPHSGRIVRPFLSIRRADTVGACAELGLEPWHDPHNADPAFRRVALRQEILPALHRLIGGDASEALAQAAERSAADNELLSELAGAPTDDCAELAAQPGPLRRRRLAAWLRERGVGVTGASISMVEALCIDWHGQGGVAVGQRNGRRLEVRRSNGRLSLSEQA
- a CDS encoding rhodanese-like domain-containing protein encodes the protein MKNVSVHEVPAGVQLVDVREADEFSVDHAAGATHIPLSEFTARVSEIDIDRDIYVICKSGGRSLQASEYLELAKGLAPINVLGGTDAWREAGLPME
- the dacB gene encoding D-alanyl-D-alanine carboxypeptidase/D-alanyl-D-alanine endopeptidase, with translation MSGKKVWWSVTAGVVAVAVAGVAGVGVVTQRYYGDLTHAPALAAPAPSQILSPARAEGEVDNAALAARIDDLLASEVGADLGTLHGRVTDTVTGEVVWQQDADTALQPASATKILTAAAAVLELGPDDVITTEVIQSADKKSVTIRAVGDVWLTAKQMDELAKQIGEAEQVFVDTSAWSGEALMPGWDPADIDAGYIAPLEPAMLNGARIGQTEGDVPRSHTPALDVAKAVADRIGASTVGLGPVPEDGTVVARTSSPPLIERLTEMMLHSDNVMAEAVGHEVALHRGQAGTAQGATQATLDVLSARNIDLTGVSLADNSGLSTLNLIPPRVLDEVLVDAATNPELRPLLATLPVAGGEGTLSDRYLDQSGRGWVRAKTGTLTNTSALAGIVTADSGRVYSFALLSNGSEILAARRALDTVASTIRDS
- the hpt gene encoding hypoxanthine phosphoribosyltransferase, which translates into the protein MHDKKDFHVPANRYGDDVEAVLISEDDLSNRIAELAAKVSETYRDTEEDLILVCVLKGAVFFLTDFARALDIPAQVEFMAVSSYGNSTTSSGVVRILKDLDREIQGRNVLIVEDIIDSGLTLSWLMRNLRARQPKSLEVITLLRKPDVVKADIDLFDVGFDIPNEFVIGYGLDYAERYRDLPYVGTLHPDVYSGS
- a CDS encoding MarR family winged helix-turn-helix transcriptional regulator, with the translated sequence MAQKVDSTQGSDLVPVSLLESPSFQLERLRRRTRDEVEAALNTQSTSLREYWVLACLVDRAAASQSALSETLAIDASDMVRLIDSLESRGWAKRERDPKDRRRQIVSSTKKGTKAQTQLAILVTQAENTALDESSKKQLKHLRNLTVAVLSTELDDTASAAEPKGA
- a CDS encoding inorganic diphosphatase, with product MGVEVTIEIPKGSRNKYEVDHETGRVFLDRYLFTPMAYPADYGFIEHTLGEDGDPLDALVILPEPVFPGVVVKARIVGVFKMTDEAGGDDKLLCVIDDPRFDHFQELEDVSSFTLDEIEHFFVHYKDLEPNKEVTGSGWGSREEAEKILAEAVARYK